A window from bacterium encodes these proteins:
- a CDS encoding right-handed parallel beta-helix repeat-containing protein — protein MKLERFRLWYVAAALLAALSAANAQFPVTVTDQTPTAPLANPAPGSFEPRYISGFGADGTFTVFFEDRAAGNQISYAATATGPTGFPAAATMTSIIPETHFVIKDWPITISSTTYAYRAWGSVGNNPQHKFYVSNDLVNWTLISTFTIPNAATFTDAHGFVYYGFHDVVELNGTYYAFAESNQSQTMLVRSVNGDDVWEAFAGIGGRPGWGPLELPSGVTAGWTPSGSFVDLGYDRGYGKVHVDPRDNNFYLAINAAAQASLAPAALEAAFINPANWTWHDGTTGPASNPILSATAEHDLQECWVVPNSNPNADWMIIYDADYGAPDGSLALGYATLTPPAPPRVHNLTQGTHYQTIMAAVNAANPGDVIQADAGIYNERVTINKSLDLRGAQYGVDPTASGARTDPSAESIIDITGLPLANPNVLVEIPSGVTNVSLAGFTLQGSPIFHYADEAVVRCWDDGITIQDNIVTGYFGILCKGADNLTVERNRMVVNKAGVTVQPSPANGVTIADNVITLGANPAGDESGIFMNNTSNANLTGNTVTGFTGRGIGGSVLAHLTVAENTLTGNKDAVSFYGNTTFVTIANNDLSNSTRYGINIKGQDIEITGNLIRNCGDAGVNIDRHVIDTQRLRLTCNDLSGNANFGVQVNTTNVTEIVNAELNWWGDASGPYDPAGTTEVPPCAETLAALNADGTGDAVTGNVDYCPWAINAQCQPLKQWPDFVLLAKTFLKLDHYLSVEGDLHSNGCIVYENGRPGTHNGSATAVGDIAVNRYNTISAPGDLTAGGMIRVDAAATVEGTITPGASVAALELPSLSYTCSGVSSIIAGKNRQKYVAPGDYNVLRADKNAQLDLSAGVYSVKTLQLDDRSRLRVDVSAGEVTINVCGQINFIKNTDIIIVGGDSRKLTINYSGIKKVVLGSDGGYQGTLVAPNALVELGSNAGFLGSICAKSIVIYKDARVRFHGLGAIPKTAAEGEESVTSDQSAVISYQLQQNYPNPFNPSTMIKFALPQAGRVQLHIYNSAGQLVRTLANNEMAQGWHELTWDGRDQNGQTVATGVYLYRLTAQDASGTMTFAETRRMTFVK, from the coding sequence ATGAAGCTCGAAAGATTTCGCCTGTGGTATGTGGCGGCTGCTTTGCTCGCCGCCTTGAGCGCAGCCAATGCGCAATTCCCGGTTACGGTAACGGATCAAACACCCACGGCGCCATTGGCCAATCCAGCGCCTGGTTCATTCGAACCGCGCTACATCAGCGGTTTTGGCGCGGACGGCACATTCACCGTCTTCTTTGAAGATCGCGCCGCCGGGAATCAAATTTCTTATGCTGCGACGGCGACCGGTCCCACCGGATTCCCTGCCGCGGCAACCATGACCAGCATTATTCCCGAAACGCATTTCGTGATCAAGGACTGGCCGATTACCATCAGCAGCACGACCTACGCCTATCGCGCCTGGGGATCGGTCGGCAACAACCCGCAGCACAAGTTCTATGTCTCGAATGACCTGGTGAATTGGACGCTGATCAGCACCTTCACCATTCCCAACGCGGCCACGTTTACGGATGCGCATGGCTTTGTCTATTACGGCTTCCATGATGTGGTCGAGTTGAATGGGACCTACTATGCGTTTGCCGAATCGAACCAGTCACAAACCATGCTCGTGCGCAGCGTCAACGGTGACGATGTGTGGGAAGCCTTTGCCGGTATCGGTGGTCGCCCAGGTTGGGGTCCGCTGGAATTGCCCTCCGGCGTAACCGCGGGTTGGACGCCCTCGGGAAGCTTCGTTGATTTGGGATACGATCGCGGCTACGGCAAAGTTCACGTCGACCCACGAGACAATAATTTTTATCTGGCAATCAACGCGGCAGCGCAAGCCAGCCTCGCGCCGGCAGCTCTGGAAGCAGCTTTCATCAATCCTGCCAATTGGACCTGGCATGACGGTACCACCGGTCCGGCTTCCAATCCAATACTTTCTGCCACCGCGGAACACGATTTACAGGAGTGCTGGGTCGTTCCCAACTCGAACCCGAACGCGGACTGGATGATCATCTACGACGCCGATTATGGCGCCCCGGATGGAAGTCTGGCCCTCGGCTATGCCACGTTAACGCCGCCGGCTCCGCCGCGCGTGCATAATTTGACGCAAGGAACTCATTATCAAACCATCATGGCCGCGGTCAATGCCGCCAATCCCGGCGATGTCATTCAGGCCGACGCAGGGATATACAACGAACGCGTGACGATCAACAAATCCCTCGACCTGCGCGGGGCGCAGTATGGTGTCGACCCGACAGCCTCCGGCGCACGCACGGATCCCTCGGCAGAGTCGATCATCGACATCACCGGCTTGCCGCTGGCCAATCCCAACGTACTGGTGGAAATACCCAGCGGGGTCACCAATGTCTCGCTGGCGGGATTCACGCTGCAAGGCAGCCCGATTTTTCATTATGCCGATGAAGCGGTCGTGCGTTGCTGGGATGACGGCATCACCATTCAAGACAACATCGTCACGGGCTATTTTGGCATTTTGTGCAAGGGCGCCGACAACCTGACGGTTGAACGCAATCGCATGGTGGTGAACAAGGCAGGGGTGACGGTGCAGCCCAGTCCCGCTAACGGGGTCACCATCGCGGATAACGTCATCACCCTGGGCGCCAATCCCGCCGGCGATGAGTCCGGAATTTTCATGAACAACACCAGCAACGCCAACCTAACCGGCAACACGGTGACCGGCTTCACCGGCCGGGGCATCGGCGGCAGTGTGCTGGCTCATCTCACGGTGGCAGAAAACACGCTCACCGGCAACAAAGACGCGGTCTCATTCTATGGCAATACCACGTTCGTCACCATCGCGAACAATGACCTGAGCAATTCGACGCGTTATGGCATCAATATCAAAGGCCAGGACATTGAGATCACGGGCAATCTCATCAGGAATTGCGGCGATGCCGGGGTGAACATTGACCGCCACGTCATCGACACGCAACGCCTGCGTCTTACCTGCAATGACCTCAGCGGCAACGCCAATTTCGGCGTGCAGGTCAATACCACCAATGTGACGGAGATCGTCAATGCGGAGCTCAACTGGTGGGGTGATGCCAGCGGCCCTTACGACCCCGCCGGCACCACGGAAGTCCCGCCGTGCGCCGAGACGCTTGCGGCCCTTAACGCCGACGGCACAGGCGATGCCGTCACCGGCAATGTGGACTATTGCCCGTGGGCGATCAATGCGCAATGCCAGCCGCTGAAGCAATGGCCAGACTTTGTCCTGCTCGCCAAGACCTTCCTCAAGCTCGATCACTACTTGTCCGTCGAGGGCGATCTGCATTCCAACGGCTGCATTGTGTATGAGAACGGGCGGCCGGGAACGCACAACGGCAGCGCTACTGCCGTCGGCGATATCGCAGTCAATCGCTACAACACCATCTCCGCGCCGGGTGACCTCACGGCTGGAGGCATGATTAGAGTCGATGCGGCCGCCACGGTCGAAGGCACCATCACCCCAGGCGCCTCGGTTGCCGCCCTCGAGCTGCCCAGCTTGTCCTACACCTGCAGCGGCGTGAGCAGCATCATCGCCGGGAAGAACAGACAGAAGTACGTTGCGCCTGGCGACTACAATGTTTTGCGCGCCGACAAGAATGCGCAGCTCGACCTCTCCGCCGGCGTGTATTCCGTCAAAACGCTGCAATTGGATGATCGTTCCCGGTTGCGCGTCGACGTCTCGGCGGGTGAGGTGACCATCAATGTCTGCGGCCAGATCAACTTCATCAAGAATACCGACATCATCATCGTGGGCGGCGATTCCCGGAAGCTCACGATCAATTACAGCGGCATCAAGAAAGTCGTGCTGGGCAGCGATGGTGGTTATCAAGGCACCCTGGTCGCGCCCAATGCGCTGGTGGAACTGGGCAGCAATGCCGGTTTTCTCGGCTCGATCTGCGCCAAGAGTATCGTGATCTACAAAGATGCCCGCGTGCGTTTCCACGGCCTGGGAGCGATTCCCAAGACTGCCGCTGAGGGCGAAGAAAGCGTCACCAGTGACCAGTCAGCAGTGATCAGTTATCAGTTGCAACAGAATTATCCCAATCCGTTCAATCCCAGCACCATGATCAAATTCGCCTTGCCGCAAGCGGGCCGCGTGCAGTTGCACATCTACAACAGCGCCGGCCAACTGGTGCGCACGCTGGCAAACAACGAGATGGCGCAGGGCTGGCATGAGCTGACTTGGGACGGCCGCGATCAAAACGGGCAAACCGTGGCCACCGGTGTTTATCTCTATCGTCTCACGGCGCAGGATGCCTCCGGCACAATGACGTTTGCGGAAACGCGGCGGATGACGTTCGTGAAATGA
- a CDS encoding right-handed parallel beta-helix repeat-containing protein produces the protein MRRLLLGIAIVLMTGSAWATDYYVNATTGSDSYNGLAPVYDGTNGPKATIQAGINAAAAGDIINVAAGTYSQNVTVNKTLTILASAGAILAGAGSGNGLLINAANVTVDGLEITNFSIGVRGFGGPANFGNLTIQNANLHHNTQNGILLVYDTFGTVAVSNCQIKNNGQNGIGIANNAHLTLLDIADTQVANNGHHGLFLAQANIAAVEIENSSFDGSTTSGFAGIAFTTTASTIGSFSVSGGSISGNKGTGLAIVQVATVFTSLTLDGVTIQNNGESGIMLGGGARTGSLTLQNATLQGNAWEEMDLSGGWFGAFTVTGATTITNNFFAKTGAAWAALYVGNLASFGTTPVINNNSFSGYGFVISQNAASTLDASGNWWGTNVAGSVKARANGGSKVDYTPWLHVATDTDGAAGFQGDFAYLNVDDDSPQVGSVGRIQEGVNAATATVNVISGTYVEQVTITKSLHLLGAGAATTTIKAPATIPVASNPASTVIDVNGAGVNAEINGFTVSGPGPTGCGSIGAGIFVRGTAYANIHDNKVLDIRDNPISGCQNGIGILVGRASFATSGTATIKNNEVASYQKGGIVVSNTGSDATIEDNIVTGAGAVTFIAQNGIQVSAGATGTINRNTINGHSYTPFTYVSTGMLLYGSNANTDENVLNENQVGIYHINGSGTHQKNSVSATAVGTGSPGFWGMVVDPGDVLRTTPSPFEDGGSSVSLGKGGIGSTLAATYTYLLDQNVVNSDGSAGGVGIEADALGTDVVNFTATTNTVSNWEYGIYLYKDAGATLNANIIDCNQIFGNTAYGLYNSTGVDANAVGNWWGAGNGPSGNGPGSGDAVSENVTFAPWGTDASCGGSLSHNFVFLADYVSIERSKQIPSQGDIHSNGKIDFLRGDPTVFEGNLTAVGKITIGKENTIDGYAHSAGIVSVHPTSKVLGGTLSGAPISAQPLPTFSYTAGGASKTIPQNGTLTLAPGSYNVVTMNGWSTLKLSSGDYYLNQLRYLGEEAVIEIDVSNGPVTVNVVSNLQLGKDIAIQIVPDGEAGSTKVTFNTRQTTTMTIGKEAYVLGNINAPAATVVLSNNSQFRGGLCAKALQVKRDVFFLHHFSSGTLPGPGDLPKSIDGESEETAAVVTAYELAQNYPNPFNPSTVIRFALPEAGPVTLAVFNSMGQRVRTLVSGQLNSGWHNVMWDATDDHGTRLASGVYLYVIKAGSYTAHRKLVLMK, from the coding sequence GCCAACGTCACGGTCGATGGCCTGGAAATCACGAATTTCAGCATCGGCGTGCGCGGCTTTGGCGGTCCTGCGAATTTCGGTAATCTCACCATCCAAAACGCCAACCTTCACCACAACACCCAAAACGGCATTCTGCTCGTCTACGACACCTTCGGCACCGTGGCGGTGAGCAATTGCCAAATCAAAAACAACGGCCAGAACGGCATCGGCATTGCGAACAACGCCCACCTCACCCTGCTCGATATTGCCGACACCCAGGTGGCGAACAACGGGCATCACGGCCTGTTCCTGGCGCAAGCCAACATTGCCGCAGTGGAAATTGAAAACTCGTCGTTCGATGGCTCGACCACCAGTGGCTTCGCCGGCATCGCCTTTACCACCACCGCCTCGACCATCGGTTCGTTCTCGGTATCAGGCGGCAGCATTTCCGGCAACAAAGGCACGGGCTTGGCGATCGTGCAAGTTGCGACGGTATTCACCAGCCTGACGCTGGACGGCGTGACCATTCAGAACAACGGTGAAAGCGGCATCATGCTCGGCGGCGGCGCGCGCACCGGCAGCCTGACGCTGCAGAATGCAACGCTGCAAGGCAATGCGTGGGAAGAGATGGACCTCAGCGGCGGTTGGTTCGGCGCGTTCACCGTGACCGGCGCGACCACGATCACCAACAACTTCTTCGCGAAAACCGGGGCGGCCTGGGCCGCGCTTTATGTCGGCAATCTCGCCAGTTTCGGGACAACGCCGGTGATCAACAACAACAGTTTTTCGGGATACGGCTTCGTGATTTCACAGAATGCCGCTTCCACCCTCGACGCCTCAGGCAACTGGTGGGGCACGAACGTGGCCGGCTCGGTGAAAGCCCGAGCCAACGGCGGTAGCAAAGTGGATTACACGCCGTGGCTGCATGTCGCCACCGATACCGATGGGGCTGCCGGCTTTCAGGGCGATTTTGCCTACCTGAATGTGGATGATGACAGCCCGCAAGTCGGGTCAGTGGGACGCATTCAGGAAGGCGTGAATGCGGCAACGGCAACGGTGAATGTCATCAGCGGCACCTACGTCGAACAGGTCACCATCACCAAATCACTGCACCTGCTCGGCGCGGGCGCGGCGACGACCACGATCAAGGCGCCGGCGACGATTCCCGTGGCTTCCAATCCGGCCTCGACCGTGATCGACGTGAATGGCGCGGGCGTGAATGCTGAAATCAACGGTTTCACGGTGAGCGGGCCCGGGCCGACCGGCTGCGGCAGCATCGGCGCCGGCATTTTCGTGCGCGGCACTGCGTATGCCAACATTCACGATAACAAGGTGCTCGATATTCGTGACAATCCCATCAGCGGCTGCCAGAACGGCATCGGCATTCTGGTGGGGCGGGCCAGTTTCGCCACCAGCGGCACGGCAACGATCAAGAACAACGAGGTCGCCAGCTATCAAAAAGGCGGCATCGTGGTCAGCAACACCGGCTCGGATGCCACCATCGAGGATAACATCGTGACAGGCGCGGGCGCGGTCACTTTCATCGCGCAGAACGGCATTCAGGTGAGCGCCGGCGCCACCGGCACCATCAATCGCAACACCATCAACGGCCACTCCTACACACCGTTCACCTATGTCTCGACCGGCATGCTGCTCTACGGCTCGAATGCCAACACCGATGAGAATGTGCTGAACGAGAATCAGGTCGGCATCTACCACATCAACGGCTCCGGCACCCACCAGAAGAACAGCGTCAGCGCCACCGCGGTTGGCACCGGCTCGCCGGGCTTCTGGGGCATGGTGGTCGATCCCGGTGACGTGTTGCGCACGACGCCTTCGCCCTTTGAAGACGGCGGCAGCAGCGTCAGCTTGGGCAAGGGTGGAATCGGCAGCACGCTGGCCGCGACCTACACCTATTTGTTGGACCAAAATGTGGTGAACAGTGACGGCAGCGCCGGCGGCGTCGGCATCGAAGCGGATGCCCTGGGCACCGATGTGGTGAATTTCACCGCCACCACCAACACGGTCAGCAACTGGGAGTATGGCATCTATCTTTACAAAGACGCCGGCGCCACGCTGAACGCGAATATCATCGATTGCAACCAGATCTTCGGCAACACCGCCTACGGCCTCTACAACTCCACCGGCGTTGACGCCAATGCGGTGGGCAACTGGTGGGGCGCGGGCAATGGCCCGAGCGGCAACGGCCCCGGCTCCGGCGACGCGGTGAGCGAAAATGTCACCTTCGCGCCCTGGGGCACGGACGCCAGTTGCGGCGGTTCGCTCTCACACAATTTCGTCTTCCTCGCCGACTACGTCTCCATCGAACGCAGCAAGCAGATTCCCTCCCAGGGCGATATTCATTCCAACGGCAAGATCGACTTTCTGCGCGGTGATCCCACCGTGTTCGAAGGCAATCTCACGGCCGTCGGCAAGATCACCATCGGCAAGGAAAACACCATCGACGGCTATGCCCATTCCGCCGGCATCGTCTCGGTGCATCCCACCTCCAAAGTGCTCGGCGGCACGCTTTCCGGCGCGCCGATCAGCGCACAGCCCCTGCCGACTTTCAGCTACACCGCCGGCGGAGCTAGCAAAACCATTCCGCAGAACGGTACGCTCACGCTGGCGCCCGGCTCCTACAACGTCGTCACCATGAACGGCTGGAGCACGCTCAAGCTCAGCAGCGGCGACTACTATCTCAATCAGCTCAGATACCTTGGCGAGGAAGCGGTGATTGAGATCGATGTCAGCAACGGCCCGGTTACCGTCAACGTCGTGAGCAATCTTCAGCTCGGCAAGGACATCGCCATTCAAATCGTGCCCGATGGTGAGGCCGGCAGCACCAAAGTTACTTTCAACACCCGGCAAACCACCACCATGACGATCGGCAAAGAGGCGTATGTGTTGGGCAATATCAACGCGCCTGCGGCCACCGTCGTGCTCTCCAACAACTCGCAATTCCGCGGCGGGTTGTGTGCCAAGGCGTTGCAGGTGAAGCGCGATGTCTTCTTCCTGCATCATTTCTCCTCCGGCACGCTGCCCGGCCCCGGCGATTTGCCCAAGTCAATTGACGGCGAATCGGAAGAAACGGCCGCGGTGGTGACGGCATACGAATTGGCGCAGAATTATCCCAATCCGTTCAATCCCAGCACCGTGATCCGGTTCGCTCTGCCGGAAGCGGGGCCAGTGACCTTGGCGGTTTTCAACAGCATGGGACAGCGTGTGCGCACGCTGGTTTCAGGCCAGTTGAATTCCGGCTGGCACAACGTGATGTGGGATGCCACCGATGACCACGGCACGCGCCTCGCCAGCGGCGTTTATCTGTACGTGATCAAGGCGGGTTCTTATACTGCTCACCGCAAGCTCGTTCTGATGAAGTGA